A stretch of DNA from Candidatus Deferrimicrobium sp.:
GTTGCGGAGAGGGTGTGATGCTTCACACGCGGAAATCCTGCCAGATATTTCGATGGGAGAAAACACCATAACCTCCAATTCCGTCAACACCTTACGGAGATGATCGGGGCAAATTTACCCACTCATTTCCACGAAGAGCCAAAAAAAGAAGGTGTCTTCGGATAATAACCGAATACCCCTTTAATTTCGTGGCGGTCCCAGCGGGGTTCGAACCCGCGTTTTCGCCGTGAGAGGGCGGCGTCCTGGGCCACTAGACGATGGGACCGGTTGGCTGGGGAGCCAGGGCTCGAACCTGGAAACCGTGGGTCAGAGCCACGTGTGATGCCATTTCACCACTCCCCAACGGAACGAACAAAGTACCCGAACGACGGCCGTTGCGTCAAGCGCCAATCCGCCTCGCGGCGTCCCTCAGGCGGCGCACCACCTCGTCCCGCCCCAGGATCTCCATCACCTCGAACAGCCCCGGTGACGCAGTCCTCCCGGTGAGGGCCACGCGGATCGGCTGGTGGACTTTGAGGTTCTCCCCCCTGCGTTCCACAACTGCTTTCAGTGCATCCTCCATATCCGCTTTGAAGTCTTCGAGGGCGGAAAACGCCTCGGCGATCTCGAGGAGGACCGGTGCGATCTCCGGGGTGAGAAACTTTGACGCCGCCTTCGGATCAACCGGAATCGCGTGGAAGTAGCATTCCGCGGATTCGGCCATCTCCTCGAGGGTGCGGGACCGCTCCATCAATGTCCGGACGGCGGAAGCAAGCCATGGAGAAGGTTTCGCGTCGATCCCGCGTTTCGCGAGGAAAGGGACGAGGAGGTTCGCGATCCGCTCCGGTTCCGCCATTTTGATGTAGTGGGCGTTGAGGTGGAGGAGTTTGTCGAGGTTGAATTTCGAAGGAGATTTGCCGACGTGCTCCAGGGAGAAGAGGTCCTGCATCTCCATCATGGAGAAAATCTCCTGGTCTCCATGCCCCCAGCCGAGACGCACGAGATAGTTGACCATCGCCTCGGGGAGAAATCCCTTCTCGCGGTATGCCGTCACGGAAACATCGTCCTGCCGCTTCGACAGCTTCCCCCCTTCCATCCCGTGGATCAGCGGAAAGTGGCCGAACCGCGGGAGAGGGTAGCCGAGCGCTTCATAAAGAAGGATTTGCTTCGGAGTGTTATTCAGGTGGTCGTCCCCCCGCAGGACGTGGGTTATCCCCATCGACGCGTCGTCGATCACGACGACGAAGTTGTACGTCGGCGATCCGTCGGTACGCAGGAACACCAGATCATCCAGCTCCGCGTTCTCGTAGACCACGTCGCCCCGCAGCAAATCGTGCACCACCGTCTGTCCCGTACGCGGTGACTTGAACCGGAGTACGGAAGGCTTCCCTTCCGTGGCGCCGGGGGCAAGATCGCGGCATCGGCCGTCGTACCGGGGCTTCTCCTTCCGCGCAGCCATCTCCTCGCGCCGCGCGTCGAGCTCCTCTTTCGTGCAGATGCACCGGTACGCCTTCCCCTCCCGCAAAAGACGCTCCGCCTCCTTCCGGTACAGCTCCATCCGCTCCATCTGGAAGTGAGGCCCCTCGTCCCAGGTGATCCCGAGCCACGTCATCCCGTCGAGGATCGCCCGGACCGCTTCGGGAGTGGACCGCTCCTGGTCTGTGTCCTCGATCCGCAGGATGAACTTCCCGCCTGTGCTGCGAGCGTAGAGGAGGTTGAACAAGGCGGTTCGGGCGCCGCCGATGTGAAGAAATCCCGTAGGGCTGGGAGCGAAGCGCGTCACGACGTTCGGCATGAACGTTCCTCGATTCGGGGGATCGGGTCCGGCGGACGGGACGGAATGGGGACGCTTCAGCGAAAAGCGAGCCCCGCGTATCCGACCACCTGGTCGAAATCCCGGCTGACGTCGCCGGAAGTCGCGTATTTTATCAGACGGGCCGAGGTCGCGCCAAGACGGCGGGCGGCGAAGAGGACCACCGTGGCCGGCAACACACCACACATGGAGATCCGTTCGTTCCGAACGGTGCGGTAGAGCCCCTCGGGGTCGAGGGCCAGCATCCGGTCGATCGCCATCCGGTCCTTCTTTCGCGCGATGGCGTCGGGCACATAGTGGGACATGTCGGAACTGGCGACCAGAAGGGGGCGTTCGGCGTCTTGCGTGATCGCATTCGCCACGTTCTCCCCGAGTTCCCGGCACTCCTCGAGGGAGAGGCGCCCGAGGGCGACGGGCGCGATGCGGACGTCCGGCCGAAACCGGTGAAGGAACGGAAGCTGTACTTCAATCGCGTGCTCCCGGGAATGGGCCGACGTGTCTTCCCGCAACAGCGGGCAGGCATTCTTGAGGCGGGCGGCGAGTTCCTCGTCGATGGGGACGTCTCCCCAAGGCATCCGCCATGCCCCGTACGACATGATGGCGGCATCCTCCCCGACCCCGGTGTGGTTCGGGCAGAAAAGGACGGCGCGCCCCGGTACCCGGACGGAGGAGAATACTTCCCCCGCCACGGCCCCCGAATAGACGTATCCCGCGTGGGGGACCACGACCCCGATCGCCGGTTCCGGCGTCTTCACATCCCGGGTGAGTGCGAGGAGCGCCCGGGAAAGGCCGGAAGCGGTCCCGGGGTAGAAATGGCCCGAGACGGCAGGCATCCGTTTCATGTCCATGCCCATAATGATACAACTTGCGGGGGGATTTGGCGATTGACAGTCGAGGGAGGGATGCCTATAGTATCTATTTTACTTTAAGAGGGAATTCGCGTTTGTACATCCGGGTATCCGAGATTCCCGGGGGCGGACTGGACGTTTTCGCCTCCCGGGGAAAGGCGTCGATCCCCCGCGTTCTCGAAGGGATGGACCCTGCGCCGTTGAGGGAGCTCAGGCTGGTCGACGCGGATCTGCTCTTGACGGTCGAGGGCGGCGACGTGTGGGCCGAGGGGTCGTTCGAAGCGCGGGGGGATGGCTTTTGCGACCGCTGTTCCGAGCCCGTGACGCTCCGGCTCGGGAAGGCGTTCCAGACGCTCCTGACCCCGAAAAGCAGGGATCGGGCTGCCGCCGCGACGGTCGAACTTCATGAGGAAGACCTCGATGTCGGGTATTATGACGGCACGGGGGTCGAGACGAACGACATCCTGTGGGAGCAGGTGGCCCTGGAGCTCCCGCTGAAGGTCGTTTGCTCCGAGGCGTGCCGCGGGATCTGCCCCGTGTGCGGAAAGAACCGGAACCGGGAGGCGTGTTCCTGCGTCGCGGGGGATGCCCCGGGCCCGTTCGATATTCTCAAGAACCTGAAAGGGAAAAAGGAGTAAGCCATGCCGAATCCGAAACGACGCGGATCGAAGTGCCGCCGTGACAAGCGGCGCACGCACAAGAAGCTGTCCCAGCCGGCGGTGAGCATCTGTCCTCAGTGCAAGGCGACCAAGCGCCCTCATGCCGTCTGCCCGACGTGCGGGACCTACAAGGGTCGGGAAGTCATCGCCAAAACCGAAGACTGACACCCTCTTCCATTCGATGAAAATCGCCGTCGATGCGATGGGGGGGGACCATGCCCCGCGGGAGATCGTGCGCGGGGCGGTGGAGTCGGCCCGTTCCAACGGCCTCTCCCTGATCCTGGTCGGCCGGGAAGAGCGGATCCGCGCGGAATTGCGCGACATCGACGTTTCCGGGGCCGATATCCAGGTGCTGCACGCCTCCGAAGTCGTGGAGATGTGCGAAGTCCCCGCCATCGCTCTCCGGAAGAAACGGGACTCGTCGATTCGCGTCGGTCTTCGCCTGGTCGCCGACGGGAAGGCATCCTCCTTCGTCAGCGCGGGAAACTCCGGGGCGGTGATGGCGGGGGGGTTCCTGATCCTCAAGAAGATCCATGGTGTGGACCGCCCGGCGATCGCGGCGACCATCCCCACCCCCCACGGTCCGGTGGTCCTCGTCGACGCCGGCGCGAACGTCGACTGCAAGGCGGCCCACCTTCTGCAGTTCGGGTACATGGGCGAGGCGTACTCCCGGACGATCCTCGGGATCCCCAGGCCACGTGTCGGTGTCGTCAGCATCGGCGAGGAGGATTCGAAGGGGACGGACCTCACGCGGGAGACGTGCGAGATGTTCCGCCGCACGGGACTGAATTTCGTCGGGAACGTGGAGGGGCGGGACTTCTTCGCCGGGAAAGCCGACGTCTTCGTCTGCGACGGGTTCGTCGGGAACGTCGCGATCAAGACGATGGAGGGGATGGCGACAGCTCTTGGCCAGTTTCTGAAAGAGGAGATCGGAAAGTCCCTCATGGCGAAGGTGGGCGCCCTGCTCGCGGAGCGCGCTCTTCGCGGAGTGAAGGACCGGCTGGATTACGAGGAGTACGGCGGCGCTCCGCTTCTGGGGGTGCGGGGCGGGGTCTTCATCTGTCACGGATCGTCCAGCGAGCGGGCGATCAAGAACGGGATCCGGGCCGCCGGGTCCTTGGCGCGCTGCGGCGTGGACGCCGAGATCGCCCGGTCCATCGCGGCGAGGGGACACGCCGCCGTGAACGCACCGGCGGAACCGTAAAGGGATCACAAGGGGGGGAGAACCGTTGGCATCGAAAATCGTCGGGCTGGGGATGTACGCCCCTCCGAAAAAGTTGACCAATCTCGACCTCGAAAAGATGGTCGACACGAGCGACACCTGGATCACGGAGCGCACCGGGATCAAGGTCCGGCACATCGCGGAGCCGGGGACGGCGAATTCAGACCTTTGCGACAAGGCCGCCCGGATGGCGCTCGACGACGCGGGCGTCGACCCGGCGGACCTCGATATCGTGGTTGTCGGGACGCTGACACCGGACATGCCGTTTCCGTCGACGGCGTGCTTTCTCCAGGCGAAGATCGGGGCGACGCAGGCCTACGGCATGGACCTTTCCGCCGCCTGCTCGGGATTCGTCTACACCCTGTCGGTGGCCGACGCGTTGATCCGGGCGGGCAGGGGGAAGAAGGCCCTCGTGGTCGGCTCGGAGATCCTTTCCACCGTGGTCGATTACACCGACCGTTCCACCTGCATCCTCTTCGGCGACGGCGCGGGGGCGGCGGTCCTCACCGAATGCCCGGAAGGGGAGGGGGTCCTGAGCTGCCACCTGCACTCCGATGGCAATCTCTGGCAGTTGCTCCAATGCCCCGGCGGCGGCACGGTGCACCCGTATTCCCCCGAGATGATGGAACAGCGGCTTCGCTCCATCCGGATGACGGGGAACGAAACGTTCAAACACGCCGTCCTGAAGATGGTCGACGTCGCCGGTGAGGCGCTGGACCGGAGCGGCGTTTGCATCGACGACGTGAAGCTGTTCGTCCCGCACCAGGCCAACCTGCGAATCATCCAGGTCGTCGGAAAGCGACTAGGGATCCCGGAAGAACGCGTCTTCGTCAATCTCGATCGGTACGGGAACACCTCCTCCGCCTCCATCCCGATCGCGCTCGCGGAAGCCAAGGCGCAGGGACGGTTCGCCGCCGGGGATCTCGTGCTCGTCGTCGCGTTCGGGGGGGGGCTCACCTGGGCCTCCGCCCTGATGCGGATGTAGGGAGGGGAGATGGGGATCGGGCTCCTCTTTCCGGGGCAGGCGTCGCAGTTCCCCGGGATGGGAAAGGATCTGTACGACGCGTATCCGGTCGCCCGGCGGACCTTCGAGGAGGCGTCCGAGGCGCTGTCGCGGG
This window harbors:
- a CDS encoding beta-ketoacyl-ACP synthase III — its product is MASKIVGLGMYAPPKKLTNLDLEKMVDTSDTWITERTGIKVRHIAEPGTANSDLCDKAARMALDDAGVDPADLDIVVVGTLTPDMPFPSTACFLQAKIGATQAYGMDLSAACSGFVYTLSVADALIRAGRGKKALVVGSEILSTVVDYTDRSTCILFGDGAGAAVLTECPEGEGVLSCHLHSDGNLWQLLQCPGGGTVHPYSPEMMEQRLRSIRMTGNETFKHAVLKMVDVAGEALDRSGVCIDDVKLFVPHQANLRIIQVVGKRLGIPEERVFVNLDRYGNTSSASIPIALAEAKAQGRFAAGDLVLVVAFGGGLTWASALMRM
- the gltX gene encoding glutamate--tRNA ligase — encoded protein: MPNVVTRFAPSPTGFLHIGGARTALFNLLYARSTGGKFILRIEDTDQERSTPEAVRAILDGMTWLGITWDEGPHFQMERMELYRKEAERLLREGKAYRCICTKEELDARREEMAARKEKPRYDGRCRDLAPGATEGKPSVLRFKSPRTGQTVVHDLLRGDVVYENAELDDLVFLRTDGSPTYNFVVVIDDASMGITHVLRGDDHLNNTPKQILLYEALGYPLPRFGHFPLIHGMEGGKLSKRQDDVSVTAYREKGFLPEAMVNYLVRLGWGHGDQEIFSMMEMQDLFSLEHVGKSPSKFNLDKLLHLNAHYIKMAEPERIANLLVPFLAKRGIDAKPSPWLASAVRTLMERSRTLEEMAESAECYFHAIPVDPKAASKFLTPEIAPVLLEIAEAFSALEDFKADMEDALKAVVERRGENLKVHQPIRVALTGRTASPGLFEVMEILGRDEVVRRLRDAARRIGA
- the amrB gene encoding AmmeMemoRadiSam system protein B — its product is MKRMPAVSGHFYPGTASGLSRALLALTRDVKTPEPAIGVVVPHAGYVYSGAVAGEVFSSVRVPGRAVLFCPNHTGVGEDAAIMSYGAWRMPWGDVPIDEELAARLKNACPLLREDTSAHSREHAIEVQLPFLHRFRPDVRIAPVALGRLSLEECRELGENVANAITQDAERPLLVASSDMSHYVPDAIARKKDRMAIDRMLALDPEGLYRTVRNERISMCGVLPATVVLFAARRLGATSARLIKYATSGDVSRDFDQVVGYAGLAFR
- the plsX gene encoding phosphate acyltransferase PlsX, encoding MKIAVDAMGGDHAPREIVRGAVESARSNGLSLILVGREERIRAELRDIDVSGADIQVLHASEVVEMCEVPAIALRKKRDSSIRVGLRLVADGKASSFVSAGNSGAVMAGGFLILKKIHGVDRPAIAATIPTPHGPVVLVDAGANVDCKAAHLLQFGYMGEAYSRTILGIPRPRVGVVSIGEEDSKGTDLTRETCEMFRRTGLNFVGNVEGRDFFAGKADVFVCDGFVGNVAIKTMEGMATALGQFLKEEIGKSLMAKVGALLAERALRGVKDRLDYEEYGGAPLLGVRGGVFICHGSSSERAIKNGIRAAGSLARCGVDAEIARSIAARGHAAVNAPAEP
- the rpmF gene encoding 50S ribosomal protein L32, with translation MPNPKRRGSKCRRDKRRTHKKLSQPAVSICPQCKATKRPHAVCPTCGTYKGREVIAKTED
- a CDS encoding DUF177 domain-containing protein — encoded protein: MYIRVSEIPGGGLDVFASRGKASIPRVLEGMDPAPLRELRLVDADLLLTVEGGDVWAEGSFEARGDGFCDRCSEPVTLRLGKAFQTLLTPKSRDRAAAATVELHEEDLDVGYYDGTGVETNDILWEQVALELPLKVVCSEACRGICPVCGKNRNREACSCVAGDAPGPFDILKNLKGKKE